TGATATGAACAAGATTTTTTCCGtagtacacggatgctccactCGCGCTATcctttttctatgttcagtggaccgtaaattTAGCATTaagatttgaaaattatattatagggaacatgtgtactaagtttcaagttcacaggacttcaacttcatcaataactAGCTCATTCAAAAACCTCAACCGGAACTGACGAATTGACGaaaggacgaacggacggacagatgaacggatgcacagaccgaaaaacataattaCCCTagcactggtattaaagagataatcgttACTGGAATTACGACTATACCTATATGGCGACGACagatatatgtaaaattttacagtcatttttctcaaatgtagcatgtttttgtcaagaGTAattcagctgcaaggtttttctataccattacatcatatttgaatcgtaacagTACACTGtaattgtctaagcgctttgaaaattgccgttgacatattcgggatgataatcgtcactcggaaaaaagataatcgtaactaGATAGGGTTTTATTGTTATTGACACTAAAAACGTATATCTGATAGCATATGATAAAATTATGGTGATGAATTAATCAGGAAAACGTTCCAATatcttatgacatttctttttgtgcatttattattaatatttctaaTGAATACAgctacatactagtatatcataaAATTGGAAGGATGATCAAGCTTTTGGAAATGGGGAAAACACGAACACGAACTATGTTAAAATACAGAACACTCCAAGAACTAGAAATACTTGGTACATGTACAGATATGAAAAGTATGCTACATACATATGCATGGAAGTTATtgtagataaaaatattaaatgtacTAAACAAGGAACATTTGTGTACTTGCACACTTGCCATATACTCAGTacttttctattaaatgaaaacaaaaattagcCTTACCTAATTGTCATGCATTTTTCTGaagcacaaaatatttgttttataatctataaaaatctttgtaattaaacCAGTTCCGACTGTCATGATCTATGCCTTCTGAGGTAAAATATCactatacattgtacatatatataatatatatttgttggtttttttcagTCTGTCAAATGCTTCGTAAGACTCTACGCGCCATTTAGGTTAGGCTAATataaacgaaaaaacaaaagtaataataaacaaaagtaacaataaacaaaaggaacattaaacaatagtaacaataaactGGTAACTATTCTAGATCCTTTACCATCCACACTGTTTAAAGAAACGTCCTAAAATAAATGGGTATTTGAATGTTATATAGTATAAATTAGAAAAAAGTAAATCCACGGGGAAAATATTTTTAACGGCTATTTTAACCGGAATTATACATTTCACTCCAAAATTAATCTATatgcatttttatttaataagaaGAGGTCAATATGAACACTCATATCCACCGATAACAGTGTTGACTGTTAAATCCGACAATGCAGTTATAAAGTTATTGAAGGAAACTGTTGTTCATTTCGCGCAGAATTTTAGTATAAACGTGATATTGGAGGCAAAACATATAGCATATTAAAATGTGGTATACGGGACTTTCATTTTGAGCAATGAATTGAAAGGATTGCACTTTTAGGAAGTGGGATATTGCTTATCCCCGCTTTTCTCCCAAAAAAAAACCCTTAAACGCGCGCACAACATTGAAACTTTGAAACAAACTAAAATATCTACTTACCTCaataggtccgagtacacagttatgaCCATTTTCGTTGTACGAGTACACAGTTATGTCCATTTTCGTTGTACGAGTACACAGTTATGTccattttcgttgtccacgaatatagtccctaatgtggacagtgtgttacttgccaattttttttacactccttccaaatttatttcttcatgttttatgcctcaaaaaGCCAGAAGGGGGGTTAAATTACACTGTGAAAAATTTGATTCTTGAAGTAGTGATTTGGCCCAGCTGAAAAGGATTtaaaattagcatttcggaagctgtcacaagatttcaagacccccttaacataaaattgtccaaattTTGAGTTTGAGTCAAGGacgttttctataattttaatataatttgacCAAATTGACaaattagtacaacacactgtaaaaatattattgagaaagcgcaggtcggtttttttttatttccatttgttgtctaaaagaaatgcactatgaaataactgtgtactcggaccaataACTGACTCGACAGCTGCTtaattttccatataattaacaggtacatgtatgtattaaaaggttatatagatataggaagatgtggtgtgagtgccaatgagacaactctccaccaaataacaatataaaaaaagtaaaccattataggtcaatgtacggccttcaacacggagccttggcttacaccgaacaacaagctataaagggccccaatattactagtgcaaaaccattcaaacgggaaaaacaacggtctaatatatataaaataaaaaaaaacgagaaacgagaaacacgtataaattacataaacaaacgacaactactgtacatcagattcctgacttaggagaggtgcaaacatttgccgcgggattaaacgttttaatggatccaaaccttctccctttttcctgaaacaatagcataacatcacaacatagaaaaacacacataaaatattaattggcaggcttaactcaatcaaaaaacgtacattaatacactataaacgaataaatttgatctgcgatatctgaatgcaaatgcacagttaataaaatattagggacaaacattcaaggcccaAAAGCAAACAAagaagtccaaacaaagccatggcaagtcaccactgcgaaatatttaacccttcgaaaatattcacttcagaaaaaaaaccggtttaaaaaaaaaatgcatattgttGTTAGTTGTAAACAATCATGATAAATCGAGATATATAAGTAAACTTACATGTAACTaaagtttcttcatttatttttattttgcgtCAATGTCATCGTTTAATTGGACATTTGCATTTTAGtacacaaaataccattgaaaagctgaaagacacatttattatttttcagttacTATTATTCGATAAagaaattacgattatcaaacaagaaaaaaaccaTGGAATTACGATTATcgtcccgaatttttcaacggcaattttcaaagcgcttttACAATTCCATTGCACccttacgattcaaatatgatgtaatggtatagaaaaaccttgcagctgagtaactattgataaaaacatgctacatttgagaaaaatgaatgttaagattttacctatatctcaGGCTGCCGTCGCCATAATGGGAtaattccagttacgattatctctttaataccagtgccTAGTTAGGGCATAAATAGGCGATGtaataatatgattttttcaaTATCTTTATTTATCAATGTATCAGTTTGATTAATATTGTTcaatataattatacattttgtagataTGTAATACAGAACGATGTTTGCAAGACCATTCTACAAATATGGCGTTACAAGACGATTAGTAAGATAGTCTGTGGAAAttgcataaattaaaacactTGAGATTTTACACGTTACATGTATTCttaaaattaaattgtttcaaaatgaattaattttaaactttgaatttcaaaaacGGTGCTTGGTACATTTCAATAACATTAATAGATATGTAAGAAAGGGGTATTTTTCTTAATGATATCAATTGTAATACAAAGAGGAATATTGTTTAATGCAGGAAATGTGAAACTGCATTGTACTAAaatgatacaaatattttttttttttttttttgaataactAGAATAATTAGACACCTTACTGCTGCATAATGTCGCTAATATTAGACCAGATTGgggatttatttcatttaaaaatatttattttataaagaaatcTAATTACTCCATCTAAATTCGATGTATAGTTCAGTTTATTTATACAACCAATAGCATTTTATAATCGTACTTTACTTATACTCGGTCAAAAAGTAGATTCTGACATTTCAATACAGTCATGTAGGTTTTGACcatttattaaaagtctgatcaatatcctatgaatcgtggatggaaattcaaactttaattaaaatttgttaaacaaatcatttaatcacgacaacaatcagatattgttcaggaagcgtcgatattcaaccgtttccaagcgaatttatcccgataatcccgttctcaatccgcttctaatccaatttgtatctttcgccttgtaaaattcgaccgagtctgtcacggcTGCGTctcgattctaccgaatgtaatccgacagagatcagatagtgaacagacagtgaaccgacgctgacagAAGTCAtacgttcgaaaactgtcggcagactcgggatgatcaggtactgtcggaacgcaatcctatcacggtccgctctatcgcattgcaaacggctttgtctggtttcagccgtattgtattctgtaattgtcgggactctgacgtgggtattattgacgaatttcgtattactAACGAGACTGTTcaggaacggtttcggcaaaaaacggttcgcaatcctcacaagatctggatgcaatctggactcaatcggcagaaaaacatcaatgaaaaatttctccagatcattcccgttcctcaggacaccgtccagaacacacagaacattgttaggattttggtccgatacagcagaatctgtcactacataggcacgattgtaatccgactagacataatcggctgagtttccccgaatgttacgggatgcacctaactgtcgggtgcttcgccgaactattcggacccttcccaacccgtaggaatctgttccGAAATTTAACGACTGcattcagacaatgataggacattccagataattgaggatagtaatccgtcTGATcgcaaacgggagcaataatcggcaatgtgtgaaccccgcgtTAAAGAGAGAAAATGATTCCTTGATACATAATTCATTAACTTCTTGATTGATTTTTCAATTACAAAGCTGATCTAAGATATCAAGAgccaataattacattagatgtatgtttcattatgatactttattcagattggctaacagcacatcacgtgttattccgtaagcaattgcattgctcaataaaacttttcattcgtaataacacgtggtcccacaataaagtgcacagatgaatttaataaaacaataataaaattcgtgttttcatgaccattgctaaaaaaatgtaattataagtattgaatgcttctttttgttacttcatagggttgtaaaagcgttgaccgtgcgcacatttttagtaagcgcttcatacaaaatgtacttcagtcaacgcttttacaccctaatgaagttacaaaaagaagcattcaattcttaaaaataATTACAGACGAGTAATATTTTCGTGTTACTACATGTATCTTCGCAATATTCTTAATGTTATTTAATTGGAAACCTTTTTGAAATCCATAGCGAAAAGGTAACATTTATATATCAAGAAAGACAGGAAATTTCTTTATAATCGTTATATTCATTTCAATAATAGAAGAGCGACAACTCAAATACATTTCTAGGCATCTCATCAAATCGTAGGCCGACTAATCATTTCATTGATATCAGATAAAGTATATAAATTGGATAGCTTACTTGCAAATTTCTAGAGTAGACCCTAGAATTCAATAAAGGCAGTTACACTTACTATTTACCCGGTATATATACCGAGATTCAGCCGGGTCCAGTTAGATTGTCAGCACTTCATATATATGCATGCTATTTCAGCCGAAAATAAAGTCAAggacattattatttttacattccttttatttccaattagaaaattattttttttttatataaaattaagtaTTTCTTATTATTGTATACCTTTATACTGGCGTAGAGAACAATGAATTTGCTATTGTCCGAACAGCAAGTAAATAAGCTAATTGTTTTTGAATGGTTTATAACTCATGTCTGGTTTGCGGCTGTGTTTATTTCAGTTTCATGTGATGTTAATTTGCATTATTTCTGCTTTCCTTTTTGATTCCAGAGTGAAACTGTAGTCATTTCTCGTTTGATAAACAACCTTTCGGAAGTCTTGGGGACTAGCCAATTCAAACAATGATATAAAAGCATTACGAAAATCTTTCCAAAAGTACGGAAAATGATTGCTGCCAGTTAATTGTCATACCTAGAAAACAGTGTTAACACCAGTAAGtagtcttttttttaaaacaatttcgaaaaaaaaaagataatatctTCGTCTATACATGTAGTTTTATAAAGAAAAGACAGTCATACTGAAGTATAAGTGTTTACGTTTTATGGTAGATTgtatgtcaattatttttttgtatcctCAATTCTATATTGAGTTCTTTTAATTATGACAGTACAGTCGTTATTTTGACAAAAGTTTGTCAACACCATGGTATACATAATTTACAGAAACATATATACTACTTTAATTTCTACAAAGCATTTAATTGGAAAGTGAATAATGAAAAACGGGAAAAGAGCAACATTTCTATAACTGACGACATTGTTCTTTTTCCATTTCGTTTTCCAATATGACGCGCTGAGGCTCCTTTATTCTATGGTTGAAAATGAATGAAGTCATAGCTACATCAATTTGTATAGATCGATTCACAATAAAGGAAGCCCGTGTTTTAGtattctttaactttaatttactgtttatatatataaaaaaaaaaaaaaaaaaaaaaatgttgtatgattgccaattaggcAACTCCCCCCCCcctcctcaagagaccaaatgacacagaaattaactgctataggtcaccgtacagctttcaaaaataaataaaacccaTTACGCTATGGAAGGCCATGATTAATCTGTTTTTGGTTTAATCCTTTTGACCTGGCTCTCTACTTGTAAATCCATTcacaatggttaaaaaaaaatgttttttttttgtctttttatgtgttttgtctatatgcctttttgtgcttcacTGTTAcacatgacgtggctctgtacttatacatcccgtcattgtggtaAATTTCAGTATccttgttttttatttttgtttggtcAAATATTAACTTTGGTTCATAGATAGGGTCCGTAAGCCTATTTTGGGGCCTATGTATTGTTTTGCTGACTTATATTTTGATCTATTGAATACAAAATCAATACAAATCTCGTTTAACCCATGGAACCTTATAACACCAAGTTTAATGtggtacatatattttttattcttcagCATCAACAGAAATCGTCTGGAAAGCAAAATGTGGATGTCCGAATACCCGCACACCAGAATGGCATTCAGCATATTATAAATTGTTTGTAAAGTACGGCGTGTATATATACGTCTATAAACGTAGAATGAACTTGCAAAGAGCTgtaaatatacattgtaatttATCTTTGAATAGCGCCTCCTTCTCAACCTGTCAGCAACATTTTATtaaataagctcatcatagataccaggattaaattttgatatttacgccagacgtgcgttttgtctacaaaagactcatcagtgacgctcgaataaaaaaatgtttaaaaggacaaataaaatacgaagttgaagagcattgagaaccaaaacttcctaaaagttttgccaaatacagataaggtaatccaTTCCTGGGGTAGTTAAAGCGATGTTATGTATGTATTTAACGTTGTCATACTATTGCACGTGTTTTCATCGAATCAATGTCGATCTAgttctattttgtatttttatcctgCTATTGACCGTTCCACTATACCAATACAGGTGTACATATAACACGAAGCGATATAATTATACTAGACGTGGTATCCTGATTCTCTTACGAACAAACGGTAATGTCAAATTACTGTTTACGTCACAGTTAAATGTGGGGGCTTTAAAATTGCGGTCTGCGTTAAGTAGTTGTAGTCATGTCgatttctttcaaaaataaattcaacgaTTGAGATGgaataaaagtacaaaattaatTGCAGGTTGTTTAGTGTCTTTGAATAGCAGAGCCTGCACTCAGCCTAGTATTAATGTACAAGTAACAGgtacatataattataaataaatatttttttgctttatttgtacttgtacaaatTATGTCGAAATACAAAGAAAAGCTGGCGACCCTCGCTCTTCGTCCTGTTTCGAAAGCTCATACAAATAAGTTTGACATtctccgacaatgtacatatattgtttatttattgatTCCTTTGCTAGTTTTGTTACCTGCTTTCTGGTTCAGTATGTTTAATGTCACTATTGAAAGGTTGAGTCAATTCGAAGGTCTTAAAATTTGGCAGCTGATGTCGCTTTTAACATAGCATTATGTTttgttcagtttgattttaaTCTAAGGATAACATAATCAATATCAATACTAATAAAACTGTATTCATAGATTCAGTTACCGTCTTGCATCTGTACATTTTTAGATAGGCTTATtcaaaggatcgataagtttacgtTGATTGTATTGAAATTTCCGTGttcggtaaacaacatctccgtgaaaattaggatgtgctatcccgtttgataTAAGTTTTCTACGGATACAACCAAACTTCTACACCAACTCTTTGTATCTTTGAAAGAATTTAACAAgggtttttaaaacaatttgggGTAACGTAACAAATAATCAACTAGTAATACATATTACGTTCATTGAAACCCcaaaatatcacaaatatttgattttaaaatttgaatatatctatagaaaatattttgcaaacgggatagcacatcttATTTTTTACGGTGATGTTGTTTAGACCGAGTAGATAAATTAAGGTCAAACAAAGACACGCCTAAAAGGTGTACAATAAGTATTCACAGCACGTCTCTTGAAAAAAAAAGCACACTAACAGGCTAGTGAGCACACAGTTTATTTGTATTTCAAGAAATTTCCAATACTGTCAAATGTAcaagtatactgctgttcaatagtcacatttaatgaatgtgaccttccgaattagactatttaccggctttgtaataactattatttatctgtttgtctatttcatttttagccatggcgttgtctatgagtttgactgtccctcttgtatattTTGCCCCTCTTTTGATGTAAGTGTCATTAATTATCATTTATGTAGTTGACAAACAAATCGTAGATAATAAAACAGTATTTCATATACCGAATAAacagaaacaaataaataatgaaatgatGATTAGTTTTAGATTAATTATAAATGCTGACAATACATGAACACAAGTCTTTTGAAgacattttgtacttttttttttaaatttcttattttatttgaaagagcTTCCACCATTGAAATACATAGATAGAGTAATAATCTATTACACAATAAAGTTTCTATGACAGTCTAAATCTAACATATTGAATATCATACTTTTAAGCACACTTGGTAAATATCTACTTGATCATGCATCATCTTTTACTCTGAAATATCTTTTGTTCTGCTTTGTCgtaattcataattttaaatagACAAATATAGAAAGAATCATACGTTTTGTACAATagtacctgttttttttttttttttatgtttgacaaCGTGTTATTGGAAGTTTTGATCTCCAtactgttttttttctacatttaaaatgtTCAGTAGttgatttaaacaatattttgcaTTTGTTTCTAAAGGCTATATCAAGGAACCCATAAATAAAAGGGTTTACAACATGGTTAATAGCGAAGGATTTTTCTGCAAGAATAACAAATGCTATGGAGGTTGAGCCAAAGTTCTTAGTGTAATCCTTTCCAAGTGTTGCTTCAGTGAGGCTAAGAAAAACAGAAGGCACATAACTTATGACAAAAGAAATTCCAATGGCGAATGCAATTTTTGTAATTCGGTACGTAAATGATTCATCTCGAATTACCGGTGTTGAGTATCGTCCGTCTGAAGTAAAAGCACTGGATTGTTCAACAATTGAAAACCTTCTCAATTCCAAATCTTTTGAATTTTGACTATTCATGCTTTGGACTTTTTTTGGTGCATGAAATCGATTCCGGTAGCGCATGTGTAGCACTATTCTTCGGCCTATCAAGGTATACAGTACTATAATAGTCATAATGTTGATAATAGCTATTGCCATTATAAGATAAAAGTAAAACACAGCATAAGTCATTCCTACATATTCCTCAGACACGGTACATTGATGACGTATTTTATTATCCAAGAGAGTTGTTGTAATGCCCTGTAGGAACATTTGTGGCCAGGATATACTTAGTGAAATCATCAATGCTGTAAAAATAAGAACATAGGCAGTTTTTGAATTCAAGTGACCTTTCAGGGGTTGACAGACTCTCCGGTATCGATCAACggaaagaaaaatcaaaataaatgttgACCAGCTTACCACAAAATAATTATATGTACGAAAGATTTTGCACATCGCTCCTGAAACGAAGGTGAACGTGTTCATAGTTTCGTAGATTTCAAATGGTAGTGTTATAGAACAAACCAAAAAGTCTGACACAACTAGTCCTAGTGTGAAAATCGTATGCGTTCGctttgttttctttcttccaaATATTATAAGCACAAGTAAATTCCCCAAAAAGCCGAACACAGTCAAAATTCCTATAAAAGATACAGGTAAAATAAACGTCTCTGTGTCGATGTCAATATCAAACGACACGCTATTATTTTGAGttgctgatatatttttttccatggTCATCTTGTACTCGCAAATATCGTTGTATCTTCCTCACTCAAAGTGTTCTGCTGCAACTAAATGTTAAAAGCTGTCTcaatttttaatctttaaaatttgATGCACAACGTCAcagaaataatattttcaaattcaatttaaaaaagacGAAGTTTAACTGCGCTTCATGGTTTTCCTTAAAGATGATAAATATAATTGCACCAAAATCCACGTATTATTCACAAGGGGAATCATTTTCATCTATTGTTCTGCAAGTCTGTAATCAATCCTACTATTGTTACAAATTATCGGTATAACCTGATGCTGATCATAAGGGATTTAAAATTGAAACCTATAGAAATATGAAATGATCTTTAAGTATTGTAACAACTAAACGTTTACTTAAGATTAATTGATGTTGAAATATCGTAAAATAGGTGTAACATGTTTGCTAAACATTGTCATTACAAATTGCATTTAGATCTTCCCTATCATTAAAGTATGAAACGGAAGTGTCATTATGGGTGTTATATTGACCCGTCCATTTCATTTTGTTGATATTGGTCTAAGTTTTATCGTGACCTGATATTTTGTTTATCCTTACTTTGGAATAACAAGAGGCGGAAGATACCACACAAACAATCACAATTCATAAGCCGAAGACATACATTAATTCAAAAGTTAGCAGGTGCTTGGTTATACAAATTGAAGTGTCACTATCATAATGTATGTACCTATCACCTACAGTGTTAAAACTGAAAAAATGAGAACAATAGAAAAGTAACTCGTCTAATGGAAAAGGAAACACAATCAATAGACTGTTTGCGCAGTTATCATACTGATTAAAGAATATTTCTGAACAATTGTCATAATCTTAATGAACGTATCCgttaacatatatgatatatgaaaTATACATGCAATATGATGTCTTAATGTTCAGTACATGTTCAGTACACCAACTATCGCGATCGCCTAAGTATAAGTCAGTACTCAGTCTGGTTCATGTAATTAAGAAAAAACCGCCTAGAGCGTTAAATCCAGTACCATTAAGTACATTTTAGTACAAGTCAGTTCATCGATAAAATCGTTGTCCTGTACTTAACAGTGTATAAAAGTTACATGAGGCTTGCTTCGCTTTGATTAGATAGgaatacattgaaaacaaaacgCGAAAGAAATCTTAAATAATAAAGCGACATATTTGGCAACTGGAATGTAGATACATgttttgggttagggtttgggttagtgtttaggttagggttagggtttaggttagggttagggtttaggttagggtttgggttagcgtttgggttagtgtttgggttagcgtttgggttagtgtttgggttagggttagggtttgggtcaaacacttaccctaacctataaatcccaaatgtgttaaaattgttgatttggaggccttactttatctcggaacgggtaagtctagaaggataacctattggagtttcgtattaagtttttcacgaacttcttaaaacaAAGAGTTTTGTAGGGATGGGGGTcaggttatgatgtttgaaaaaaaaaaaaaaaaaaaaaaaaaaaaatctttcaaatatcaTTGAGGTtggagagtgcggccgtacacttcagtgataccaataagttttcatcctctagatcgccttatCATCTTTTGGGAACAGTTgattttaagaagatatctctattcaaatccattctacatctgtttgaagattgaagtcaaaggcacttttcatactctgtacatgCGGTTCTCTTTCATAAATAGAcaaaaaacatgaatatttactgctaaaatatttgaatgaaaatagcaataaccaaggatttgtatagtaatatactagaatgaaattcaaaacagtgtggctgtggccattgattgacacattaaattcatccattgactgggacaatttaggtgaacgtttgtatgtaacgaccactgatcACTTTAT
Above is a window of Mytilus galloprovincialis chromosome 7, xbMytGall1.hap1.1, whole genome shotgun sequence DNA encoding:
- the LOC143081662 gene encoding cholecystokinin receptor type A-like, producing MTMEKNISATQNNSVSFDIDIDTETFILPVSFIGILTVFGFLGNLLVLIIFGRKKTKRTHTIFTLGLVVSDFLVCSITLPFEIYETMNTFTFVSGAMCKIFRTYNYFVVSWSTFILIFLSVDRYRRVCQPLKGHLNSKTAYVLIFTALMISLSISWPQMFLQGITTTLLDNKIRHQCTVSEEYVGMTYAVFYFYLIMAIAIINIMTIIVLYTLIGRRIVLHMRYRNRFHAPKKVQSMNSQNSKDLELRRFSIVEQSSAFTSDGRYSTPVIRDESFTYRITKIAFAIGISFVISYVPSVFLSLTEATLGKDYTKNFGSTSIAFVILAEKSFAINHVVNPFIYGFLDIAFRNKCKILFKSTTEHFKCRKKTVWRSKLPITRCQT